A genome region from Arthrobacter sp. V1I9 includes the following:
- a CDS encoding NUDIX domain-containing protein, with translation MKDRIVVSAVCVFDNTGRLLTVRKRGTSMFMHPGGKPEAGETAGQTAARELAEEVGIVVDPRELQLMGVWIADAANEAATDIEATVFLAPGTWEAHPSAEIAEIRWLDLDGELPADLAPLLTDHILPELAARPAGARPEG, from the coding sequence GTGAAGGACCGCATCGTGGTGTCCGCCGTCTGCGTCTTCGACAACACCGGCCGGCTCCTGACCGTGAGGAAGCGCGGAACCTCCATGTTTATGCATCCCGGCGGCAAGCCGGAAGCAGGGGAAACCGCGGGACAAACAGCGGCCCGGGAACTGGCCGAAGAGGTGGGGATCGTCGTCGATCCGCGCGAGCTGCAGCTGATGGGGGTTTGGATCGCGGACGCCGCCAACGAGGCCGCCACCGATATCGAGGCCACCGTCTTCCTGGCGCCGGGCACCTGGGAGGCCCATCCGTCCGCCGAAATTGCGGAAATCCGGTGGCTGGATCTGGATGGCGAACTGCCCGCGGACCTCGCCCCGCTGCTGACGGACCATATCCTTCCGGAACTGGCTGCCAGGCCTGCAGGCGCCCGGCCCGAAGGCTAG
- a CDS encoding ABC transporter ATP-binding protein, translating into MSMEGVAWNSLYKITRAKSGSQPFSKATLKRVLGFARPHRARLIAFVALSIVMAFLAVATPVLAGQVVDAIVAKAAAEEVFRLAVLIAVVAVAEAGLGLVSRWLSSTIGEGVIVDLRTRVFDHVQKMPIAFFTRTRTGALVSRLNNDVIGAQSAFAGTLSGVVSNVVALILTLIVMLGTSWQVTVLAMILLPIFLLPARRMGSKLADLRREAAEHNAEMGTQMTERFSAPGATLVKLFGRPDEESREFAVRAGRVRDIGVRTAMLQFTFVTALTLVSALALALVYGLGGWFAITGQLAAGDVVVLALLLTRLYAPLTALSNARVEIMSALVSFERVFEILDLKPLIQQKPDAVPVPAGPVSVEFDNVRFAYPSADKVSLASLEEVSTLDTRGGEEVLHGISFRVEPGQTVALVGSSGAGKSTVAQLLARLYDVDSGAVRLGGTAPGTGLDLRDATFDSLRDTLGMVTQDGHLFHETIASNLRLARPDATDEDMWEAIRQARLEAMIRSLPDGLETVVGERGYRLSGGERQRLTIARLLIAQPRVVILDEATAALDSTNEAAVQAALGAALEGRTAVMIAHRLSTVRAADAILVVEDGRIVERGTHNELLAAEGRYAELYRTQFAEATAVAQEAVPEF; encoded by the coding sequence ATGAGCATGGAAGGGGTGGCCTGGAACTCCCTGTACAAGATCACCCGGGCCAAGAGCGGTTCCCAACCCTTCTCCAAAGCCACGTTGAAGCGCGTCCTGGGTTTTGCCCGGCCCCACCGCGCCAGGCTGATTGCCTTTGTGGCGTTGTCCATTGTGATGGCATTCCTCGCCGTGGCCACCCCCGTCCTGGCAGGGCAGGTGGTGGACGCCATCGTGGCCAAGGCCGCCGCGGAGGAGGTGTTCCGCCTGGCCGTGCTCATCGCCGTCGTGGCCGTGGCCGAAGCGGGCCTGGGCCTGGTGAGCCGCTGGCTCTCCTCCACCATCGGCGAGGGTGTGATCGTGGACCTGCGCACCCGCGTCTTTGACCACGTGCAGAAGATGCCCATCGCCTTCTTCACCCGGACCCGCACCGGAGCCCTGGTCAGCAGGCTGAACAACGATGTTATCGGTGCCCAGTCCGCGTTCGCCGGCACCCTGTCCGGTGTGGTCAGCAACGTGGTGGCCCTGATCCTCACGCTCATCGTGATGCTGGGCACCTCCTGGCAGGTGACGGTCCTGGCCATGATCCTGTTGCCGATCTTCCTTCTCCCTGCGCGGCGGATGGGTTCCAAACTTGCTGACCTGCGCCGTGAGGCGGCGGAGCACAACGCCGAAATGGGCACCCAGATGACCGAGCGCTTCTCGGCCCCCGGCGCCACCCTGGTTAAGCTTTTCGGCCGCCCGGACGAGGAATCCCGGGAATTCGCTGTCCGCGCCGGCCGCGTCCGCGACATCGGCGTTCGGACCGCCATGCTGCAGTTCACCTTCGTGACGGCCCTGACGCTGGTGTCCGCGCTTGCCCTCGCCCTCGTGTACGGGCTGGGCGGCTGGTTCGCCATCACCGGGCAACTCGCGGCGGGCGACGTTGTGGTGCTGGCCCTGCTGCTCACCCGGCTCTACGCTCCGCTGACGGCACTTTCAAACGCCCGCGTGGAAATCATGAGCGCTCTGGTCAGCTTCGAGCGCGTTTTCGAAATCCTGGACCTCAAACCCCTCATCCAGCAGAAACCGGACGCCGTGCCGGTTCCGGCCGGTCCGGTGTCCGTGGAGTTCGACAACGTCCGCTTCGCCTACCCCTCCGCGGACAAGGTTTCACTGGCGTCCCTGGAGGAGGTGTCCACCCTGGACACCCGGGGCGGGGAAGAAGTGCTGCACGGTATCAGCTTCCGGGTGGAGCCCGGACAGACGGTGGCGCTGGTGGGATCCTCCGGCGCCGGCAAATCGACCGTCGCCCAGCTGCTGGCCCGGCTTTACGACGTGGACTCCGGCGCGGTGCGCCTGGGCGGTACCGCGCCCGGCACCGGGCTGGACCTGCGCGACGCCACCTTCGACTCCCTCCGGGACACGCTGGGCATGGTGACCCAGGATGGCCACCTCTTCCACGAAACCATCGCCTCCAACCTGCGGCTCGCCAGGCCGGACGCCACGGACGAGGACATGTGGGAAGCGATCCGGCAGGCCCGGCTCGAAGCCATGATCCGCTCCCTGCCTGACGGGCTGGAAACGGTGGTGGGTGAACGGGGCTACCGGCTGTCCGGCGGTGAGCGCCAGCGGCTCACCATTGCCCGGCTGCTCATCGCCCAGCCCCGCGTGGTCATCCTGGATGAGGCGACAGCGGCGCTCGACTCCACTAACGAAGCTGCCGTACAGGCTGCCCTGGGTGCCGCGCTCGAGGGGCGTACCGCCGTCATGATTGCACACCGTTTGTCCACCGTTCGTGCCGCTGATGCGATCCTGGTGGTGGAGGACGGCCGGATTGTGGAACGCGGGACCCACAACGAACTGCTGGCTGCCGAAGGCCGCTACGCGGAGCTGTACCGAACGCAGTTTGCCGAGGCGACAGCAGTCGCCCAGGAAGCAGTGCCGGAGTTCTAG